In one window of Brassica rapa cultivar Chiifu-401-42 chromosome A07, CAAS_Brap_v3.01, whole genome shotgun sequence DNA:
- the LOC103828949 gene encoding uncharacterized protein LOC103828949 yields the protein MSEEFDESDIIFSDSFFPTRRRDDMNEKENLPVGFRESSKNKPRRRKTAPLPLPEAFSTSLPVNIPGNVMRRYTDDEEYSDEGGRNMVPPHLIVGRRMEGCQMAFSVCTGNGRTLKGRDLSRVRNSVLRLTGFLEA from the coding sequence ATGTCAGAAGAATTCGACGAATCTGATATCATTTTCTCCGACAGTTTCTTCCCGACTCGCCGGCGTGACGACATGAACGAGAAAGAAAACCTTCCGGTTGGTTTCCGAGAAAGCTCCAAAAACAAACCGAGGCGGAGAAAAACGGCGCCGTTACCTTTACCAGAGGCATTCTCGACTTCGCTACCGGTGAATATACCGGGTAATGTGATGCGACGGTACACGGATGATGAGGAATATTCCGATGAGGGAGGAAGGAACATGGTTCCGCCGCATCTGATAGTTGGACGGAGGATGGAAGGTTGTCAAATGGCGTTTTCCGTTTGTACAGGTAACGGAAGGACTCTCAAAGGACGGGACCTGAGCCGGGTTCGTAATTCGGTCCTCAGATTAACCGGGTTTTTGGAAGCTTAA
- the LOC103828948 gene encoding GDSL esterase/lipase At1g29660, with translation MESYLKKWCLVSMFVLYLGLRFKVKAEPQVPCYFIFGDSLVDNGNNNRLASIARADYYPYGIDLGRPTGRFSNGKTTVDEIAELLGFDNYIPAYSDVSGEQILQGVNYASAAAGIREETGQQLGQRITFSGQVQNYLNTVSQVVQILGDENSAADYLRQCIYSVGLGSNDYLNNYFMPQFYSTSRQFTPEQYADDLINRYRDQLNALYNYGARKFALVGVGAIGCSPNALATGSPDGTTCVESINSANRIFNSRLKSMVQQLNNDHSDARFTYINAYGVFQDIIANPSAYGFRVTNAACCGVGRNGGQLTCLPGQGPCPNRDEYVFWDAFHPTDHANTIIAQRSYNAQSSDDVYPIDISALARL, from the exons ATGGAGAGTTACTTGAAGAAATGGTGCTTAGTTTCtatgtttgttttgtatttgggtttaaggtttaaggTAAAAGCAGAGCCTCAAGTTCCATGTTACTTCATCTTTGGTGATTCTTTGGTTGATAATGGAAACAACAATCGTCTTGCCTCTATTGCCCGAGCTGATTATTACCCTTACGGCATTGATTTGGGTCGCCCAACCGGCCGCTTTTCCAACGGAAAAACTACCGTTGACGAGATAG CTGAACTACTTGGATTTGATAACTACATTCCCGCGTATAGTGATGTTAGTGGCGAGCAGATACTTCAAGGAGTCAACTACGCATCTGCAGCTGCTGGAATCAGAGAAGAAACCGGTCAACAGTTG GGACAAAGGATAACTTTTAGTGGACAAGTTCAAAATTATCTGAACACAGTGTCACAAGTGGTACAGATTCTTGGAGATGAGAATAGTGCAGCTGATTACCTTAGGCAATGCATTTACTCTGTTGGTTTGGGAAGCAATGATTATCTTAATAACTATTTCATGCCTCAATTCTACTCCACTAGCAGACAGTTCACACCAGAACAATATGCTGATGATCTTATCAATCGTTACAGAGACCAGCTCAAT GCACTATACAACTATGGAGCTAGAAAGTTTGCACTGGTAGGAGTGGGAGCCATCGGGTGTAGCCCGAACGCCCTTGCAACGGGCAGCCCCGATGGAACAACTTGCGTGGAAAGTATCAACTCGGCCAACAGAATCTTCAACAGCAGGCTTAAGTCTATGGTCCAACAGCTCAACAACGACCACTCTGATGCTAGGTTTACATACATTAATGCTTATGGCGTTTTCCAGGACATAATCGCCAATCCCTCTGCTTATG GGTTTAGGGTAACGAACGCTGCGTGTTGCGGAGTTGGAAGAAATGGAGGCCAGCTTACATGTCTACCAGGACAAGGCCCGTGTCCGAACCGAGATGAGTACGTGTTTTGGGATGCATTTCATCCAACGGATCATGCGAACACGATCATAGCACAACGATCTTACAATGCGCAATCGTCTGATGACGTTTATCCAATTGATATTTCAGCGTTAGCACGGctttaa
- the LOC103828946 gene encoding GDSL esterase/lipase At1g29670, protein MESYSRKWCVVFVLLALASSVAKAQQVPCYFIFGDSLVDNGNNNGLVSFARANYFPYGIDFGGPTGRFSNGKTTVDEIAELLGFKDYIPAYNTVSGRQILTGVNYASAAAGIREETGRQLGQRISFSGQVRNYQTTVQQVVSVLGGEAQAADYLKKCIYSVGIGSNDYLNNYFMPTFYSSSRQFTPEQFADDLISRYTTQLNALYNYGARKFALIGVGAIGCSPNALSRSRDSKTCDDRINSANQIFNNKLRSMVDQLNNNHPDARFTYINAYGIFQDMITNPSRFGFTTTNAGCCGIGRNAGQITCLPGQRPCGNRNAYVFWDAFHPTEAANVVIARRSYTAQSPSDAYPIDISSLARL, encoded by the exons ATGGAGAGTTACTCAAGGAAATGGTGTGTAGTGTTTGTGTTGTTGGCTTTAGCGTCCAGTGTAGCAAAAGCACAACAAGTTCCATGTTACTTCATTTTCGGTGATTCTTTGGTTGACAATGGAAACAACAACGGTCTTGTTTCTTTTGCAAGAGCCAATTACTTTCCTTACGGCATCGATTTCGGCGGCCCCACTGGCCGGTTCTCCAACGGAAAAACCACCGTTGACGAGATTG CTGAGCTACTTGGATTTAAAGACTACATTCCTGCGTACAATACTGTGAGTGGTCGGCAAATACTCACCGGAGTTAACTACGCATCTGCAGCTGCCGGAATCCGAGAAGAAACCGGTCGACAATTG GGACAAAGAATAAGCTTTAGCGGGCAAGTTAGGAACTACCAGACAACGGTACAGCAGGTGGTGAGCGTACTAGGAGGCGAGGCTCAAGCAGCTGATTACCTCAAGAAATGCATTTACTCTGTTGGCATAGGAAGCAACGACTATCTCAACAACTACTTCATGCCTACGTTCTACTCTTCAAGCAGACAATTCACACCAGAACAATTCGCTGATGATCTCATCAGTCGTTACACTACTCAGCTTAAT GCACTATACAACTATGGGGCTAGAAAGTTTGCATTGATCGGAGTTGGCGCTATCGGTTGTAGTCCGAACGCCCTCTCTCGCAGTCGGGACAGTAAGACTTGCGATGACCGAATCAACTCAGCGAACCAAATCTTTAACAACAAGCTAAGATCTATGGTTGATCAGCTTAACAACAATCATCCTGATGCACGGTTCACTTACATCAATGCCTACGGCATTTTCCAGGACATGATCACAAACCCCTCTAGATTTG GGTTCACAACGACAAACGCAGGATGTTGTGGTATCGGAAGAAATGCTGGTCAGATCACATGTTTACCGGGACAAAGACCATGTGGAAACCGAAATGCCTACGTGTTCTGGGATGCTTTTCACCCGACCGAAGCCGCAAACGTGGTTATCGCAAGGAGATCGTACACCGCACAATCACCTTCAGACGCTTACCCTATTGATATCTCAAGCCTAGCACGGCTTTGA